A DNA window from Coffea arabica cultivar ET-39 chromosome 6c, Coffea Arabica ET-39 HiFi, whole genome shotgun sequence contains the following coding sequences:
- the LOC140008694 gene encoding uncharacterized protein, producing the protein MNSFRDAAFALGLLQSYSYIEETLEEAIAFHMPSSLRLLFATLLIGKNITDYQLVPRDLMNAYSTCLTKKVEYERNISIPPEDILLSSKVNSQQKYAYDLILQTCFSSLSHSFFIDGPRGTGQKFLYRSLLATLRSQGHIAIAVATPRIAASILPGGRTAHSRFKIPLDFSKSKTCQLNKQGSVAKLVSQSKSILWDKASMARQETVEAFDDLLRDIMESNLPFGGKVVVFGGNFQLTLPVIEQSTKEVLLQSCLLNSPLWPRLHKLKLTENKRAILDPQFSEFLLSVGERKEPVDLNEEITLSRDLVIPYYDKEESLNSKINRCILAPKNSSVDELNDILIRRFLGKLYSYTSTDKTVD; encoded by the exons ATGAATTCATTCAGAGATGCTGCTTTTGCACTTGGTCTGTTACAATCTTATTCATATATAGAAGAGACACTTGAAGAAGCTATTGCATTTCATATGCCATCTTCACTCAGGCTTTTATTTGCCACTCTTCTG ATAGGTAAAAATATTACTGACTACCAATTGGTGCCACGTGATCTCATGAATGCATATAGCACGTGCCTGACGAAGAAGGTTGAGTATGAGAGAAACATCAGCATACCGCCAGAGGATATATTGCTATCTTCCAAAGTAAATTCTCAGCAGAAATATGCTTATGATTTAATCTTACAAACATGTTTCTCTTCACTTAGCCATTCTTTCTTTATTGATGGCCCTAGGGGTACTGGTCAAAAATTTTTATACCGGTCGCTCCTCGCTACTTTGAGATCACAAGGTCATATCGCCATTGCAGTAGCAACACCTAGAATTGCAGCATCTATCCTACCTGGAGGAAGAACTGCACATTCAAGATTTAAAATACCCCTTGATTTTTCAAAGAGCAAAACTTGCCAACTTAACAAGCAAGGTAGCGTTGCAAAGTTGGTCTCTCAATCCAAATCGATCCTGTGGGATAAGGCTTCAATGGCCAGACAAGAAACTGTTGAAGCATTTGATGATTTACTTAGAGATATTATGGAATCTAACCTGCCTTTTGGAGGCAAAGTTGTCGTCTTTGGTGGGAATTTTCAACTAACACTGCCTGTAATTGAGCAGTCAACAAAAGAAGTCCTTTTGCAGTCATGCCTTCTTAATTCTCCACTATGGCCTCGGCTTCATAAACTAAAACTGACGGAAAACAAGCGAGCTATATTAGATCCTCAGTTTTCAGAATTCTTGTTAAGTGTAGGCGAGAGAAAGGAACCTGTTGACCTGAATGAGGAGATAACTCTGTCCAGAGATTTAGTTATTCCTTATTATGATAAAGAGGAGTCTCTAAACAG TAAGATCAATAGGTGTATTCTTGCTCCTAAAAACAGTTCAGTTGATGAGCTAAATGATATACTGATTAGGAGATTTCTTGGAAAGCTTTATAGTTACACTAGCACAGACAAAACTGTTGATTAG